The DNA segment GTAAGGATGTTTTTGGTCATAAACCAGCCTCCGCCAATGTTGTAACGGGTTACATCTACCTTGTTTCCTGTCGCCAGTTCACCTTTTACCAGGTTGTATCTTCCCCCGAAGTACAGATTATCATTATTTCCGAATCGGTAAATAAGTTCCGCGGCATACTGGTTCCATGTTCTGCGGTCGATTTCTGTTGTATTTCTGCCTGAAGCGTTTTCAAAAGTTCCGAAGAATTCCAGACCTTTATATCTTACAAACGGGTTGATCATAATGGAAGTCACTTTGTTTTTAAAATCCGGTACTACCTGTCCTGATCTGAAATTGGCAGAAGAGGTGGCCGCGGCATTTTCCATCACATAATAGTATCTTGATCCCGCTCTGTCTCCGTCATAGAAATCCAGCCTTTGGGTATTGGCGGTGTTGTAAACGGATCCTGTAAGACGTACTCTCAGGTCGCTGTTCAGCTGTTTGTCGTAGCCTATTTTAGCATATAAAGAGGGGCTTGTTCCTCCGTTGGCATTCTGGTTGAGTCTTCCGTTGGTAATACCTCCCATTCCGATGAATCCGTCTCTGCGGTAGTAATATTCAGCAAAAACCATTGTTGCATAAGCGTCCATCAGGTAATTTCCCACAAATGGGTTTTGGGTGGTGTAGGCATTATCGCTTCTTCTGAAGTGCACATCCCCGTAATTAATTTCATCATGACCGAATTTTATGGTTGAATATTTCATAAAGTCACTCAAAAAATCTTTTTTGATAAAATCAAGCTTATCAATCTGAATGTAGCCTCCTTTTACGTAGGTTTCGTTGTGGTGGCGGGAACTTAAAAATGTTCTTAAATGTAAATTGATACCGTCATATAAAGCCACATCAATATCAAGGTTGGCTGTAGCAAGGTTAAAATTATTTCCGATGTCGTACAGTTGGGTTGCCGGAACGGATTGATCTGCCCCGCTTTCATGTTTCAGACCTTGGAATTGTAGGGCAAACGCTCCGCCGATTCTTACTTTAAGTTTCTCAAAGGTTGTTACAGAATCTTTAGGATTTTCAAAAATATTGATCCCTCTCTGGTCTCTTGGTTTAAGATTATCTAAAGGAAACTGTTGAGCCTGTGCGGCATTAGCAAGTAAAATAGTTCCTAAGAGTGCTGTTTTTATGTAAATGGTTTTCATAACGTTTTATTTTTTTAATATTGATTAATCATGGTTTTAATGCTGATTTCTTACTGTGCTGTAATGCTTACTTTGATGGTGACTTCATCTCCTGTTTTTATACCCATGAATCCGGGTCTGCTCATTCCGAAATCTGAAAGTTTTACGGTTTCGGTTCCATAAATGGTGTAAGTGTTTTCATTTTTAGCAACGCTTACGGGAAAAGAAACATTTCTGGAAACTCCTGCGATCGTCAGTTTTCCGCTTACATTGCTTTTGCCGAAATTGATAGAGGCAGCTGTAAAGCTGATGGTAGGATATTGTGAAGATTTCAATGCTTCATAAGCTTTATTATCCATGGTGCTTCCTTTTTTGCTTTTCAGGTTTTTTACCGGCATGGTAAAAGTGGCGTTGGATAT comes from the Chryseobacterium nepalense genome and includes:
- a CDS encoding YceI family protein — translated: MKTLRIFLNATALCGTLFFYQNVEAQKINQKTTVIAVNGTSPLHDWEMNSSAAYFTGTVNGNSISNATFTMPVKNLKSKKGSTMDNKAYEALKSSQYPTISFTAASINFGKSNVSGKLTIAGVSRNVSFPVSVAKNENTYTIYGTETVKLSDFGMSRPGFMGIKTGDEVTIKVSITAQ